A segment of the Desulfurococcus mucosus DSM 2162 genome:
TGGGGGCGTGGAGCGGTGACCTGATAGAGGCAGTAGAGAAGCTGAGGAGCGAGGGATACCCTGTTGGCGCAGTCAGGATAAGATACTACCGGCCCTTCCCCGTGGAGGATATATGGGAGGTTGCTAGAGGCGTGAAGGGGATACTAGTGTACGATAGATCCATAAGCTTCGGCTCCTACGGCCCCATCTACACGGATCTCGTTGGCGGACTGGCAACATACACACGTACCCTACCATACGTCTCCAACATAGTGGCCGGGATAGCCGGCGTAAACATCACGGTCGACGACTTCTACAAGCTTACACGGGAATTCATAGAGGTCGTCGAGAACGGGGGGCAACCCCCGGGATTCAGATGGGTCAGGGTGAGGAGGTGAAGGAGGATGTCGGCCAGCAGACCTAAGCCACCCATACCCTACAGGATGAGGGACGTGGTTCTCCCAGGGGACGCTGCGTGCCCCGGTTGCCCGATACCCATGGCGTGGAAGGTTCTCTCAGCAGTGTTCGGCGACAAGATGATACTGATTATACCGGCATGCTGCTCCTCCGTCGTAGTTGGAACATACCCGTTCCACTCCTTGAAGACGAGCATAGTGCACGTCCCCTTCGCATCAGCCGCAGCCGTGGCCTCCGGGGTGGCTGAGGCCCTTGAACGCCGCGGCATACGCGACGTCCAGGTGATCGCGTGGGCCGGTGACGGCGGGACAGCTGACATAGGTATGGCCAGCCTCAGCGGTGCAGCGGAGAGGAACAATAACATAATATACATAATGTATGATAACGAAGCCTACATGAACACGGGTATACAGAGAAGCTCTTCAACACCCCTAGGCGCGTGGACGACTACGACGCCCATCAAGGGGAAGACTGAGGCTAAGAAGGATGTAGCGAAGATAATGATAGCGCATGGAGTACCCTACGTGGCCACCGCCAGCGTAGCATACCCCCATGACTTCTACAATAAGCTGCAGAAGGCCAGGGGGATCAAGGGCTTCAGATTCATACATCTCCACGCACCATGCCCGATAGGCTGGAGATTCGATCCAAAGTACACGGTGAGAATCGCCAGGCTCGCCGTTGAAACAGGGCTATGGATACTCTACGAGTACCATGACGGTAAGTTAACGCTGTCCAGCCCGAGCAGGGCATACATTGACCCAGGGAAACGGAAGCCTGTGGAGGAATACTTGAAGCTGCAGGGCAGGTTCAAGAACATCAGTAGGGAGCAGGTGGAGGAGATATTGAGGCATGTTGAGATGAACTGGGAGTGGGTTAAGAGACACATGTGATTTTTCCCGAGGCCTCATCAAGGCGGCGCAACCTTGGATAAAACTATCACGGCCACCGTGAATGCAACCATTAACGCCACCAGTACATGGGGCTTCAGCTTCACGCCTACATCGCTCTCCTCATAATACCTGACCAACCCGGCCGCCGAGAACATGCCAGGGGTGTCCCTTCTACGCCTCCCCTTCTTACTCATGGAACCACCTGCACGAGGTAGATTAATACTCCTAGCCTTTTATATGTTTACGTGTTTAAAGGTGGCTGCCAATGGATATCAGGGAGGCCCAGGAGCATATCAAGCGGCTCTACTATGAGAGGGATAGTGCTAGAGGCGTGTTCGCAACGTTCACATGGTTCGCCGAGGAGGTTGGAGAGCTCGCCGAGGCATTGCTCCACATGGATCGAGGAATGCTTGAAGAGGAGTTAGCCGATGTATTCGCATGGTTGCTCAGCATAGCTAACCTTGTCAACGTGGATTTAGAGGAGGCGTTCAAGAAGAAGTATCCCGGCCACGGTAGCTTTTAACGGCCTTTACTACCTCAACCCCTTTCACGGGGTCCCTCTCCATGACTGTGCCTGTAACTATTATGTCTGCCCCGGCCTTCAACAACTCCACCACTGCTTCAGGCGACCTGATACCGCCGCCGACCATTGTTATGAGCCCCGTATTCCTCTTAATCACCTGTGGAAACACCGGTGGAATAGGGCTCGGCGCCCCGCTCCCAGCCTCCAGGTATAGTAGTTTAAACCCCATCATCTCGGCTGCAAGCCCGTAGGCTAGGGCTAGCTCTGGCTTCGAGTAGGGTATAGGGTATACTCTCCCCACGTGCCCCACAGCTGTATCCATGTTGAACACTATGTATCCTGTTGGAATGGTTTCAAGACCATACTTCCTTATCAATGGTGCAGCCAACACCTGCACCTGCATCAAGTAGTATGGTTCAAGAGTATTCATCAACACCATGAATAAGACTGCATCCGCCCGAGGGGTCAGGCAGTTTATGTTACCGGGGAATATCACTACTGGTAGGCCTGTTTTCTTCAATGTATCAGCAACAATCCCGGCTTCCTCAGGGGTTACACTAGTGCTCCCACCTATAAGGAAGAGATCGGACCCGGCGCTCGCCGCTAGATCCGCGAGCTCCTCAAGCTTATCTAGGTTGCCCGCTTTATCCGGGTCGACCAGTGTGAAGTGTAGTTTCTCCCCTTGTGAAAGCTTGTCAACTATGTACCTGTATACACGGTTCTTCATTCACTCTTCACCGGCCTCCTCCATACCCTCCAGCTCCTCCGATACCTCCTCGGCCAGCTCCTCTAGCCCCGCCGCCTCCTTGAACTCCACTTTCACCTTGCCCTCCTCGAATAAGTCTATGAACTTATTGTATACGTCGACAGCCTGATATATTGAGGGTACATTACCGTACTCGTAGTAGAGCCCGCACCTGCTGCACGAGACTATGGCTTTCCTACCGGACTCCCCCTTAGCGAACACTACTGACAGCGTGTTGGAGCCGCAGTTAGGGCACTGGAACAGCGTTGGAATCTTGACGGCCTTCTTAATAATCTTCCTCTTCTTCCTTCTCCTAGCCATACTGCTCACCGATTAATCTAACCAATAAGCTCTCAGTATTTATATAGCATCCTGTGAAGGGTTTTCGAAAACCCCTTGAAAAGAGCCTCCCTGACCACGGCGACAGCCTCCTCGGATCCCAATCTAACCTCCCTGTACTTGCCGAGCCTACGGGCGACCTCGAGCCCCAGGAGGTGCTTGCAATACGGGGTTTCACCACGCGACACAACCCTGATAGCGAAATCCATGCAGCTACAGTAGGTGCCAGGTATAGCCACATAGTCCCTCTCGGGACCCGTGTACACCCATATTTCTCCACCATTCACCACGAGCCTGACGAACCTGTATGAGTAGACGAGGGAGAGCACTTCCCTAGCATTCCTCCCCTCAAGAGTGAGGGCTGAGGAGTCTGTTGAAAGCCTTGAACGGGTTTCACGTAGATCCATTATCCACCTACTCCGGTTGCCTGGGATCCGGGTTGAACCAGTTTCACTCAGTGTAGTGGGCCCGCGGGGATTTGAACCCCGGGTCACGGGGAGTTCCGCCTCTTCAGCGGCTCGAGGTCCCGAACCCCGCATCCTAGTCCAGGCTAGACGACGGGCCCCTGTTGATGAAAATAGTTTGAGGAAAGGGTATTTAACTATTGATGCACATGTGGATTCAGCGATCTTCTTCACCGGCCTCCCATAATTCTTTCAAGGCTCTCCCTGAACGGCGGGTATACTACGCCCTTCTCCGTTATTATGGCTGTAACGAGATCTGGGTCGGTGATGTCGAACGCGTAGTTTAAAGCATCGGCTTCCTCGAGCGTTATAGGCCTGCCTAGCACGTGCTTCACTTCCCAGGGGTTCCTCTCCTCTATCACTACATCGTTGACTGTGCTCGAGAGGTCTATGGTGCTCGTAGGGGCTGCAACATAGAAGGGGACACCGTGCCTCTTAGCGGCCAGAGCTATCATGTACGTGCCTATCTTGTTCACAACATACCCTTCCCTGGTCACCCTGTCCGCACCCACGATCACAGCGTTGACCAAGCCCTTCCTGATAACGTATCCAGCCATGTTATCCGTGATCAATGTTACCGGGATGCCCTCCTTAACCAGCTCCCACACTGTTAGCCTAGCGCCCTGAAGCATTGGACGGGTCTCAGTGGCTATCACCCTTATCCTCTTACCCTTATACCATGCAACCCTCATCACTGCCTCAGCAGTCCCGAATGCAGAGGTAGCTAGGGCCCCTGCGTTACAGTGCGTCAGTATCGTGGCCCCGTCGGGTATCAGCTCCGCGCCGTGTTCACCTATCATTATATTGGACTCCACGTCCTCCCACATCACCTCGAGCGCCTCCTCAAGGATCCTCCTGGAGAGAACCGGGGGCTCCACTCCGCCTGCCACACCCTCCTCAAGCACCCTTCTCAACCTCTTCAAGGCGTAGAACAAGTTGTATGCTGTGGGGCGCGTCCTCCACAAGGTGTCTATGGCCTCCTCAACCCTCTCCTTGAAGTCCCCTAGGGGGAGACCACTGATCCTGGTGGAGTAGGCTCCAACCGCTAGTGCAGCCGCAACCCCTATGGCTGGGGCCCCACGTATCTCCATGTCGACTATAGCCTTGGCGACTCTCCCCGGGTCATCGCTGCAGTAAACCTCCTCCTGGAAGGGGAGTTTAAGAGTGTTTATCCAGCACACCTTCTTGGAGTCCTCGTCGAACCATACAGCCCTGATCTTGAGCGGGTACCGTAGATCCCTCTTCAACACTACACCACCCATGGTTAGCTCACGGCATCAACCCTAATTATAAGCCGTTAACCCGATATTAACGCTACCGGGTGACCGGTGACCGGGTTGAACGGGGAGAGCGGTTTAAGAATACTCTTCGATCCATCGACCTGCAGGGCTTCCACGAGTGATCCGAGAGCCGTGGGCATCCTCGAGGAGAAGTGGTTTGGGAGGAGGAGCCGTGGAGACCTCGTATTAGACCTAGTCGAAGTAGCATACTTGATCCTCGAGAAAAAAGCCGTCGTGGAGACGGCAACCGGAGTCGTCCTCTCAAGCCTGGAGGAGCTTATGCGGGAGGCATACGGGTGCTTCAAGGACTTCTTCTGGCCACAGCTACTGGTCTACAAGGATCTAAGGGATAGGGGTAGGAGGGTTAGGGTGGTGGATCAAGGCAGGTTCCTCGTTAAAGACAAGTCAGGCGGTCTCAGACTAGTCTACGTCCTAGAGGAGAAGAAGCTCATCAGCATAGATAGCATCGTGAAGGAAGCTGAGAACGCGAGGGATAATAGCCTGCAACTAGTTCTAGCCATAGTGAGCCTGCAGGGCGATATAACGTATTACGAGGCAGGCGAGGTGGCACTGGGGTGAGGCATCTGTGAGCGAGGAAGACATACTCAACCCGCCGAGAGGTATGAGGGACATAGTTGGCGTGGAAGCCGAGCTACACGAGTACCTTGCCGACGTCTTCAGGGAGACGGCGAGGAGACACGGCTTCAAGCCCATTATAACGCCAACCGTTGAATACTTCAAGCTCTTCGAGATGAAGAGCGGTGAGGAGATAAAGAGATCAATGTACGTGTTCCAGGATAAAGCCGGTAGAACCCTGGCTTTAAGACCCGAGGTGACGGCAAGCGTTGTCAGAGCATACTTGAAGGAGATGCGGGCTCTGCCTAAACCGGTTAGACTATACTATGTCGCACAGTGCTTCAGGTACGAGGAGCCACAGAAAGCAAGGTACAGGGAGTTCTGGCAGGGCGGGCTAGAGGTCATAGGGGACCCCGATATAAATGCCGATGCATCCGTGGCTTTCGCCGCCAGCAGCTTCCTCGAGGCCGTCGGCGTTAAACACTACTATGTGGTAGGCAATGTCTCAACATACAGGGTCCTCATGGATAAGATGGGTGTACCCGGGGAGACACAGGACCTCATCCTCCACTTAATAGACAAGGACAGGGTCGGCGATGCACTCAAGGTACTAGGCGGCGTCGTCACCGGGGGTCACGTAGAGTTGTTTAACAAGCTCCTTAACAGCGGGCTGGACGAAGCCCCCGGTATACTGAGAGAGTTCAGGCTCCTGGGGGAGGGGGAGCAGACCACCCTAGAGGCTGAGTTAGCGAGGACACGGGAGTTCATCGACCTCCTGAACCAGATGGGGTTCCACGCCGTCTACGAGCCAAGGCTGGTGAGGGGGCTCGCATATTATTCAGGGTTGATCTTCGAGTACAAGACTAGTGAAGGCCTCACCGTGAGCATAGGGGGTGGAGGCAGGTACGATGGGTTGACAAGGGTTTACGGCGGGGAATACGAGTATTCAACCGGCCTAGCACTAGGCCTCGACAGGATAGCACTCCTGCTCAGCCCGGAGAAGGCTGTCCCGAGGAGGAGCCTCATAGTGGTCTCCATCCTGGAAGGGGTCCCGCTTAAAGCAGGCTACGAGCTCGTGAAGAGAATTACCAGTGGAGGCCTAGCCGTTATCCCTTACAGGGCGCGCACCGTGTCCAAGGCCCTCGGCTTCGCCAACAAGCAGGGCGCCGACGCCGTTGTAATACTAGGTAGGAGAGAGCTTGAATCAGGGGTTGTCACGGTTAAAGACATGCATACAGGGATGCAGTCAACCATTGAAGCCGGTGACACGGATGCCTTAATCAAGCTCCTTGAGAAGCATGGGGGGCGGGGTTAACCCGGGGGCGCAGTCGCCGTCGACCCGTGTTTATTAACCCATATCCACTAACAATAGGGTTAGATACGTTGAAGGTGCATTTCTATGGCTAGGCCAAGCCTTGAGAAGATAAGCGATTACGAGTGGAGGATACCGAGGAGCTACAAGCCCTGCATGAAGACCGATGCCGTGGTCTTCGCTGACGAATACCTCCTTGAGAAGATGGAGGGCGACCTAACCCTCGAGCAGGCGGCTAACGTGGCATGCCTGCCGGGGATAAAACTGTACTCGTATGTCATGCCTGATGGACACCAGGGATACGGCTTCCCAATAGGTGGGGTAGCTGGGTTCGACGTTGAGGAGGGCGTGATAAGCCCCGGCGGCGTAGGCTACGATATCAACTGCGGTGTGAGAGTGTTGAGAACGGAGCTAGACGTCGACGACGTTAAACCGAGGCTCAAGGAGCTTGTCGACGCCTTGTTCAGGAATGTTCCAAGCGGCGTGGGCTCCACGGGCCACCTAAGGCTCGGGTTCAACGAGCTTGACGAGGTGTTGAACAGGGGTGTTGAATGGGCTGTGGAAGCCGGCTTCGGGTGGAAGAGGGATATTGAGCATATAGAGGAACGAGGGAGGATGAAGACCGCTGACGCAGGCAAGGTGAGCAAGGTGGCTAAGCAGAGGGGGCACGAGCAGCTCGGCACACTTGGGGCTGGGAACCACTTCCTCGAGATACAGGTCGTCGATGAAATATATGATCCAGAGGCAGCGAAAACAATGGGTATAACGAGGATCGGACAGGTGACATTAATGATACACACTGGTAGCAGGGGGCTGGGACACCAGGTTGCAAGCGACTACCTAATGGTGATGGAGAGAGCAATGAGGAAATACGGTATACAGGTACCCGACAGGGAGCTGGCTGCACTGCCCTTCCAGTCGCCTGAGGCACAAGACTACTTCAAGGCGATGTCGGCGGCAGCCAACTTCGCCTGGGCTAACAGGCAGATAATAACGCACTGGACGAGGGAGAGCTTCAAGCAGGTGTTCAAGAGGGATCCCGAGGAGCTAGGCATAGAAATAATATATGATATAGCACACAACATTGCGAAAATAGAGGAGCACACGGTGAACGGTGAAAAACACCGGGTGGTCGTCCACAGGAAAGGAGCTACAAGAGCCTTCCCACCAGGACACCCAGATATACCGGGCGACTACCAGTCCATAGGGCAACCAGTCCTCATACCGGGAAGCATGGGTACAGCCAGCTACATACTGCTCGGCACAGCCAACGGGGCTAGAACATGGTTCAGCGCACCCCACGGCGCCGGCAGGTGGCTCAGCCGTGGAGACGCCATCAGGTCTTACAGCCCTGAGAAAGTAGTCGACGAGCTAGGCAGGAAAGGCGTGGTCTTAAAGGCTGCGACAAGGAGGGTTATAAGCGAGGAGGCCCCGGGAGCATACAAGGATGTCGACAGAGTAGTAATGGTCGCACATAAAGTAGGGATAGCTAGACCCGTTGTCAGAATGCGGCCCATAGGCGTTGTTAAAGGATGACCCCGCAAGGTCGCTTCAACCGTTCCCCCTAGGTCTGACCTTTCCTCCGCCCTAAACGGGGGCACTCTTCAGAACGGGGGGTCAGTCTACTAAAGGTTTCACCCCCTTCTTTTTAAGTAGTTTCATTAATCATAAAACTAGTGGTTTCCAGCTGTTTCAGGTGTTTCAGGCATGGGGGAGGCGGCCGAGAAGTATAGGGCTATTAGTCCAGCCGAGTTCTTCTACAAGTACAGGGAGATCGCCGGGTTCTCGAGCCCGGCTAGAGCCATATATCAAACCGTAAGGGAACTCGTGGAGAACGCTTTAGACGCGACGGATGCACACGGCATTCTTCCAGATGTAAAGATCTCTATTAAAAGGGTTGACGAAATCCAGGAGTTCTACAGGATCACCGTTGAGGACAACGGGATAGGAATACCTCCCGACGTGGTTCCAGACGCCTTTGGCAGAGTCCTCTTCAGCAGTAAGTATGTGCTCAGGCAGACCCGTGGAATGTACGGGCTCGGAGTAAAGATGGCTGTGCTCTACGGGCAGATGACCACCGGTAGACCCGTTGAAGTAATCACCAGTAAATCAGGGTTTAAGAGGATCTACTACTTCAAGCTGAGGATAGATGTAAACAAGAATGAACCAGTCATCATTGAGAGGAGCTCCTGGAGGAAGAACAGGGATTGGCATGGAACCATAGTGTCGATAACCATAGAGGGCGACTGGGGGAGGGCTAAGCAGAAGATAAAGGAATACTTGTTTAAAACCGCTATTGTAACCCCCTACGCTAACATAGTTGCCTTGACACCGGATGATGAAATCGTCTACTACCCCAGGGTGGTTGACAAGCTGCCCTCCCCACCCGTGGAGGTGAAGCCGCATCCCCACGGCGTAGACCTGGAGTTGTTGAAGCAGATAATCTCCTCGCACAACTATAGCAGCGTGGAGGAGCTGTTGATCAAGGGCTTCCAGAGCATAGGTGAGGCAACGGCGAGACTCATACTGCAGCAGGCTGGAGTAGACCCGGCTAAGCCACCGGTCGACCTCACGGAGAACGAGCTCCTCTCACTGGTCAACACGCTTAGATCAATGAAGGATATAAGGGCACCCTCAACCAAGGCGATCTCCCCCCTGGGCAGTGAGATAATTGAAGCCGGCTTGAAGCACGTCTTCCAGCCGGAGTTCACCTACGCTGTCTCGAGGCGGCCGCAGGCCTACCAGGGACACCCCTTCGTAGTGGAGGCCGGTGTGGCCTACGGGGGGAAGACGCCTCTAAGCGAGAATGATAAACCGATAATACTCAGGTATGCTAACAAGATCCCCTTGCTCTACGATGAGGGAAGCGATGTTACTACACTTGTGGTCAAGGAGGACATAGGCTGGGACAACTACATGATAACCTTCCCAGCACCCATCGCGATACTCGTACACGTCTGCAGCACTAAGATACCGTTTAAAGGCGTTGGGAAAGAAAGCATAGCCGATGTCCCAGAGGTGCGGAGAGAAATCAAGCTCGCCCTTATGGATGTGTTAAGGGAGCTCAGGAAGTACTTGTCGAAGAAGGCGAGAGAAGAGGAGTTGAAGAAGAGGGCTGAACACCTGGCAAAATACATTCCTGAAGTAGCGAGGAGCCTGGCGTTGATAACCTCCGGCGGCGACAAGGAGGCTGAGGCCCTGTTACTGCGGCGACTGGTCTCAATAGTCTCCAAGCGCACAGGCATACCGGTAACCGAGATACAGGGGGTGCTTGAATCAGTTAAAATAGGGGCGTAGGTGGCTGAGCAATGGTGTCCGCTGTAGACCTCGAGGCCAGGAGGAAGGCAGCCGAGTTAATGAGGAAAATGTTCTCCGGGGTAGCCGAGGAGATACAGAGGGAGGGGCGCCCCGTCTTCGTCATGCCTAAGAGGACTCTCTCGAACACCATCTACGACTACAAGAACAAGCTCCTGCTACTAGGGCCTGAAACCCTGAAGCGGAGCTTCACAGACGTCAACGAGGCGAGGAAATTCATGCAGACCGTGCTAATGGCCTCGATAATCTACGACTCACTGGTGAACAATGAGTATCCAACGATACGTGACCTCTACTACAGGGGGAAGCACAGTATAAGCTATAGGAGTAGCAGCGGTAGGG
Coding sequences within it:
- a CDS encoding endonuclease encodes the protein MTGLNGESGLRILFDPSTCRASTSDPRAVGILEEKWFGRRSRGDLVLDLVEVAYLILEKKAVVETATGVVLSSLEELMREAYGCFKDFFWPQLLVYKDLRDRGRRVRVVDQGRFLVKDKSGGLRLVYVLEEKKLISIDSIVKEAENARDNSLQLVLAIVSLQGDITYYEAGEVALG
- a CDS encoding geranylgeranylglyceryl/heptaprenylglyceryl phosphate synthase, whose protein sequence is MKNRVYRYIVDKLSQGEKLHFTLVDPDKAGNLDKLEELADLAASAGSDLFLIGGSTSVTPEEAGIVADTLKKTGLPVVIFPGNINCLTPRADAVLFMVLMNTLEPYYLMQVQVLAAPLIRKYGLETIPTGYIVFNMDTAVGHVGRVYPIPYSKPELALAYGLAAEMMGFKLLYLEAGSGAPSPIPPVFPQVIKRNTGLITMVGGGIRSPEAVVELLKAGADIIVTGTVMERDPVKGVEVVKAVKSYRGRDTSS
- the mtnA gene encoding S-methyl-5-thioribose-1-phosphate isomerase — encoded protein: MGGVVLKRDLRYPLKIRAVWFDEDSKKVCWINTLKLPFQEEVYCSDDPGRVAKAIVDMEIRGAPAIGVAAALAVGAYSTRISGLPLGDFKERVEEAIDTLWRTRPTAYNLFYALKRLRRVLEEGVAGGVEPPVLSRRILEEALEVMWEDVESNIMIGEHGAELIPDGATILTHCNAGALATSAFGTAEAVMRVAWYKGKRIRVIATETRPMLQGARLTVWELVKEGIPVTLITDNMAGYVIRKGLVNAVIVGADRVTREGYVVNKIGTYMIALAAKRHGVPFYVAAPTSTIDLSSTVNDVVIEERNPWEVKHVLGRPITLEEADALNYAFDITDPDLVTAIITEKGVVYPPFRESLERIMGGR
- a CDS encoding 3-methyl-2-oxobutanoate dehydrogenase subunit beta, giving the protein MSASRPKPPIPYRMRDVVLPGDAACPGCPIPMAWKVLSAVFGDKMILIIPACCSSVVVGTYPFHSLKTSIVHVPFASAAAVASGVAEALERRGIRDVQVIAWAGDGGTADIGMASLSGAAERNNNIIYIMYDNEAYMNTGIQRSSSTPLGAWTTTTPIKGKTEAKKDVAKIMIAHGVPYVATASVAYPHDFYNKLQKARGIKGFRFIHLHAPCPIGWRFDPKYTVRIARLAVETGLWILYEYHDGKLTLSSPSRAYIDPGKRKPVEEYLKLQGRFKNISREQVEEILRHVEMNWEWVKRHM
- a CDS encoding preprotein translocase subunit Sec61beta, whose translation is MSKKGRRRRDTPGMFSAAGLVRYYEESDVGVKLKPHVLVALMVAFTVAVIVLSKVAPP
- the hisS gene encoding histidine--tRNA ligase: MSEEDILNPPRGMRDIVGVEAELHEYLADVFRETARRHGFKPIITPTVEYFKLFEMKSGEEIKRSMYVFQDKAGRTLALRPEVTASVVRAYLKEMRALPKPVRLYYVAQCFRYEEPQKARYREFWQGGLEVIGDPDINADASVAFAASSFLEAVGVKHYYVVGNVSTYRVLMDKMGVPGETQDLILHLIDKDRVGDALKVLGGVVTGGHVELFNKLLNSGLDEAPGILREFRLLGEGEQTTLEAELARTREFIDLLNQMGFHAVYEPRLVRGLAYYSGLIFEYKTSEGLTVSIGGGGRYDGLTRVYGGEYEYSTGLALGLDRIALLLSPEKAVPRRSLIVVSILEGVPLKAGYELVKRITSGGLAVIPYRARTVSKALGFANKQGADAVVILGRRELESGVVTVKDMHTGMQSTIEAGDTDALIKLLEKHGGRG
- a CDS encoding RtcB family protein — encoded protein: MARPSLEKISDYEWRIPRSYKPCMKTDAVVFADEYLLEKMEGDLTLEQAANVACLPGIKLYSYVMPDGHQGYGFPIGGVAGFDVEEGVISPGGVGYDINCGVRVLRTELDVDDVKPRLKELVDALFRNVPSGVGSTGHLRLGFNELDEVLNRGVEWAVEAGFGWKRDIEHIEERGRMKTADAGKVSKVAKQRGHEQLGTLGAGNHFLEIQVVDEIYDPEAAKTMGITRIGQVTLMIHTGSRGLGHQVASDYLMVMERAMRKYGIQVPDRELAALPFQSPEAQDYFKAMSAAANFAWANRQIITHWTRESFKQVFKRDPEELGIEIIYDIAHNIAKIEEHTVNGEKHRVVVHRKGATRAFPPGHPDIPGDYQSIGQPVLIPGSMGTASYILLGTANGARTWFSAPHGAGRWLSRGDAIRSYSPEKVVDELGRKGVVLKAATRRVISEEAPGAYKDVDRVVMVAHKVGIARPVVRMRPIGVVKG
- a CDS encoding metal-binding protein, with the protein product MDLRETRSRLSTDSSALTLEGRNAREVLSLVYSYRFVRLVVNGGEIWVYTGPERDYVAIPGTYCSCMDFAIRVVSRGETPYCKHLLGLEVARRLGKYREVRLGSEEAVAVVREALFKGFSKTLHRMLYKY
- a CDS encoding DNA topoisomerase VI subunit B, which encodes MGEAAEKYRAISPAEFFYKYREIAGFSSPARAIYQTVRELVENALDATDAHGILPDVKISIKRVDEIQEFYRITVEDNGIGIPPDVVPDAFGRVLFSSKYVLRQTRGMYGLGVKMAVLYGQMTTGRPVEVITSKSGFKRIYYFKLRIDVNKNEPVIIERSSWRKNRDWHGTIVSITIEGDWGRAKQKIKEYLFKTAIVTPYANIVALTPDDEIVYYPRVVDKLPSPPVEVKPHPHGVDLELLKQIISSHNYSSVEELLIKGFQSIGEATARLILQQAGVDPAKPPVDLTENELLSLVNTLRSMKDIRAPSTKAISPLGSEIIEAGLKHVFQPEFTYAVSRRPQAYQGHPFVVEAGVAYGGKTPLSENDKPIILRYANKIPLLYDEGSDVTTLVVKEDIGWDNYMITFPAPIAILVHVCSTKIPFKGVGKESIADVPEVRREIKLALMDVLRELRKYLSKKAREEELKKRAEHLAKYIPEVARSLALITSGGDKEAEALLLRRLVSIVSKRTGIPVTEIQGVLESVKIGA
- a CDS encoding MazG nucleotide pyrophosphohydrolase domain-containing protein, yielding MDIREAQEHIKRLYYERDSARGVFATFTWFAEEVGELAEALLHMDRGMLEEELADVFAWLLSIANLVNVDLEEAFKKKYPGHGSF